From a region of the Lactuca sativa cultivar Salinas chromosome 4, Lsat_Salinas_v11, whole genome shotgun sequence genome:
- the LOC111904459 gene encoding putative F-box/kelch-repeat protein At3g17280 isoform X3, with translation MAESHPRKLPQEILLFQILPRMPVEALPSLMCVCKKWYLFLKSGAFASALIDDHENHHKHLVLPTTDGYTFCSIDCEAPKDGLTMGRFPFLLPINMRHMINISILTSVHGLLCLGTIKHENPDIYSDLTLWNPFTNDDKRLSKMSCDTQGIFGLYYISSDDDYRLLYVTHHPNIYIYSVKSDSWRNVESTEDFKQSASDWTEPGNYWTKPGDYWEHPSHFLLNEKLYFLKQVETEPESFIRSYSVMRFDTKTEKFTEIAMPSFGNQMTNCLGFMVLKGCVHFCVAILIEEESYMSSEYCNEMIELWKMDGDGDWTKVLTYGPISFFPWSKSLIHLMRNGNLLIHAGSNVYELDMKKNTKEIVFTCEDMDSKISPIGKYIESTVSLNNDVVSKWFFTINGLEWCSVRSWKEYEAYERSMIEKYGEDIIQHTGDNVELWKQSQGDLLTGVPCHPLTTRSCSSRYKSCKYK, from the exons ATGGCGGAGTCCCACCCTCGGAAGCTTCCACAGGAGATACTTTTATTCCAGATACTACCAAGGATGCCGGTGGAAGCTCTACCCAGTTTAATGTGTGTTTGCAAGAAATGGTATTTGTTCCTAAAATCGGGTGCTTTTGCCAGCGCATTAATCGATGATCAtgaaaatcaccacaaacacctCGTATTACCTACCACCGATGGATATACATTCTGTAGCATAGACTGCGAAGCACCTAAAGATGGTTTAACCATGGGACGTTTTCCATTTCTTTTACCAATTAATATGAGGCACATGATAAACATATCGATTTTAACATCTGTGCATGGACTGTTATGCTTAGGTACAATCAAGCACGAAAATCCTGACATATATTCTGATCTAACTTTATGGAATCCTTTCACAAATGACGATAAGCGTCTGTCTAAAATGAGTTGCGATACACAAGGTATATTTGGGTTGTATTATATCTCTAGTGATGACGACTACAGGCTTCTATATGTAACCCATCATCCCAATATTTATATATACTCGGTAAAATCAGACTCATGGAGAAATGTTGAGTCAACTGAGGACTTTAAACAAAGTGCTTCCGACTGGACTGAACCTGGAAATTACTGGACTAAACCTGGAGATTACTGGGAGCATCCAAGTCATTTTCTATTGAATGAAAAACTCTATTTCTTAAAACAAGTTGAAACAGAACCAGAAAGCTTTATTCGGTCTTATTCTGTTATGAGATTCGACACAAAAACTGAAAAGTTCACAGAGATAGCAATGCCCTCTTTCGGAAATCAAATGACCAACTGTTTGGGTTTCATGGTTCTAAAAGGATGCGTCCACTTCTGTGTCGCCATTCTCATTGAGGAAGAAAGTTATATGTCAAGCGAATATTGTAATGAAATGATCGAGTTGTGGAAGATGGATGGAGATGGAGATTGGACGAAGGTGTTAACTTATGGCCCAATCTCGTTTTTTCCATGGAGTAAATCGCTAATACACTTGATGAGAAACGGAAATTTGCTCATTCATGCTGGAAGTAATGTTTACGAATTAGATATGAAGAAGAACACCAAAGAAATAGTGTTTACGTGTGAAGATATGGATTCCAAAATCTCTCCAATAGGGaaatacatcgagtctacagtgtcaCTCAACAATGACGTA GTATCCAAATGGTTTTTTACAATAAATGGGTTAGAGTGGTGTAGTGTTAGATCGTGGAAGGAGTAT GAGGCATATGAGAGATCTATGATTGAGAAATATGGGGAGGACATCATTCAGCATACAGGGGATAATGTGGAGTTGTGGAAACAAAGTCAG GGAGACCTTCTTACGGGTGTGCCATGTCATCCTTTGACTACACGCAGTTGCAGCAGCAG GTACAAGAGTTGCAAATACAAATAG
- the LOC111904459 gene encoding uncharacterized protein LOC111904459 isoform X4 has translation MSCDTQGIFGLYYISSDDDYRLLYVTHHPNIYIYSVKSDSWRNVESTEDFKQSASDWTEPGNYWTKPGDYWEHPSHFLLNEKLYFLKQVETEPESFIRSYSVMRFDTKTEKFTEIAMPSFGNQMTNCLGFMVLKGCVHFCVAILIEEESYMSSEYCNEMIELWKMDGDGDWTKVLTYGPISFFPWSKSLIHLMRNGNLLIHAGSNVYELDMKKNTKEIVFTCEDMDSKISPIGKYIESTVSLNNDVVSKWFFTINGLEWCSVRSWKEYEAYERSMIEKYGEDIIQHTGDNVELWKQSQVGKRKSHVFGIGYSDLKFVATGRPSYGCAMSSFDYTQLQQQVQELQIQIEMERKAREKLQAQILELTRRFNNHPGNPPNPS, from the exons ATGAGTTGCGATACACAAGGTATATTTGGGTTGTATTATATCTCTAGTGATGACGACTACAGGCTTCTATATGTAACCCATCATCCCAATATTTATATATACTCGGTAAAATCAGACTCATGGAGAAATGTTGAGTCAACTGAGGACTTTAAACAAAGTGCTTCCGACTGGACTGAACCTGGAAATTACTGGACTAAACCTGGAGATTACTGGGAGCATCCAAGTCATTTTCTATTGAATGAAAAACTCTATTTCTTAAAACAAGTTGAAACAGAACCAGAAAGCTTTATTCGGTCTTATTCTGTTATGAGATTCGACACAAAAACTGAAAAGTTCACAGAGATAGCAATGCCCTCTTTCGGAAATCAAATGACCAACTGTTTGGGTTTCATGGTTCTAAAAGGATGCGTCCACTTCTGTGTCGCCATTCTCATTGAGGAAGAAAGTTATATGTCAAGCGAATATTGTAATGAAATGATCGAGTTGTGGAAGATGGATGGAGATGGAGATTGGACGAAGGTGTTAACTTATGGCCCAATCTCGTTTTTTCCATGGAGTAAATCGCTAATACACTTGATGAGAAACGGAAATTTGCTCATTCATGCTGGAAGTAATGTTTACGAATTAGATATGAAGAAGAACACCAAAGAAATAGTGTTTACGTGTGAAGATATGGATTCCAAAATCTCTCCAATAGGGaaatacatcgagtctacagtgtcaCTCAACAATGACGTA GTATCCAAATGGTTTTTTACAATAAATGGGTTAGAGTGGTGTAGTGTTAGATCGTGGAAGGAGTAT GAGGCATATGAGAGATCTATGATTGAGAAATATGGGGAGGACATCATTCAGCATACAGGGGATAATGTGGAGTTGTGGAAACAAAGTCAGGTAGGGAAAAGGAAGAGTCATGTTTTTGGAATAGGATACTCAGATCTTAAATTTGTAGCGACAGGGAGACCTTCTTACGGGTGTGCCATGTCATCCTTTGACTACACGCAGTTGCAGCAGCAG GTACAAGAGTTGCAAATACAAATAGAAATGGAACGAAAAGCACGAGAAAAATTACAAGCACAGATATTGGAACTTACGAGACGATTTAATAACCACCCTGGAAATCCACCAAACCCATCCTAG
- the LOC111904459 gene encoding putative F-box/kelch-repeat protein At3g17280 isoform X1, with protein MAESHPRKLPQEILLFQILPRMPVEALPSLMCVCKKWYLFLKSGAFASALIDDHENHHKHLVLPTTDGYTFCSIDCEAPKDGLTMGRFPFLLPINMRHMINISILTSVHGLLCLGTIKHENPDIYSDLTLWNPFTNDDKRLSKMSCDTQGIFGLYYISSDDDYRLLYVTHHPNIYIYSVKSDSWRNVESTEDFKQSASDWTEPGNYWTKPGDYWEHPSHFLLNEKLYFLKQVETEPESFIRSYSVMRFDTKTEKFTEIAMPSFGNQMTNCLGFMVLKGCVHFCVAILIEEESYMSSEYCNEMIELWKMDGDGDWTKVLTYGPISFFPWSKSLIHLMRNGNLLIHAGSNVYELDMKKNTKEIVFTCEDMDSKISPIGKYIESTVSLNNDVVSKWFFTINGLEWCSVRSWKEYEAYERSMIEKYGEDIIQHTGDNVELWKQSQVGKRKSHVFGIGYSDLKFVATGRPSYGCAMSSFDYTQLQQQVQELQIQIEMERKAREKLQAQILELTRRFNNHPGNPPNPS; from the exons ATGGCGGAGTCCCACCCTCGGAAGCTTCCACAGGAGATACTTTTATTCCAGATACTACCAAGGATGCCGGTGGAAGCTCTACCCAGTTTAATGTGTGTTTGCAAGAAATGGTATTTGTTCCTAAAATCGGGTGCTTTTGCCAGCGCATTAATCGATGATCAtgaaaatcaccacaaacacctCGTATTACCTACCACCGATGGATATACATTCTGTAGCATAGACTGCGAAGCACCTAAAGATGGTTTAACCATGGGACGTTTTCCATTTCTTTTACCAATTAATATGAGGCACATGATAAACATATCGATTTTAACATCTGTGCATGGACTGTTATGCTTAGGTACAATCAAGCACGAAAATCCTGACATATATTCTGATCTAACTTTATGGAATCCTTTCACAAATGACGATAAGCGTCTGTCTAAAATGAGTTGCGATACACAAGGTATATTTGGGTTGTATTATATCTCTAGTGATGACGACTACAGGCTTCTATATGTAACCCATCATCCCAATATTTATATATACTCGGTAAAATCAGACTCATGGAGAAATGTTGAGTCAACTGAGGACTTTAAACAAAGTGCTTCCGACTGGACTGAACCTGGAAATTACTGGACTAAACCTGGAGATTACTGGGAGCATCCAAGTCATTTTCTATTGAATGAAAAACTCTATTTCTTAAAACAAGTTGAAACAGAACCAGAAAGCTTTATTCGGTCTTATTCTGTTATGAGATTCGACACAAAAACTGAAAAGTTCACAGAGATAGCAATGCCCTCTTTCGGAAATCAAATGACCAACTGTTTGGGTTTCATGGTTCTAAAAGGATGCGTCCACTTCTGTGTCGCCATTCTCATTGAGGAAGAAAGTTATATGTCAAGCGAATATTGTAATGAAATGATCGAGTTGTGGAAGATGGATGGAGATGGAGATTGGACGAAGGTGTTAACTTATGGCCCAATCTCGTTTTTTCCATGGAGTAAATCGCTAATACACTTGATGAGAAACGGAAATTTGCTCATTCATGCTGGAAGTAATGTTTACGAATTAGATATGAAGAAGAACACCAAAGAAATAGTGTTTACGTGTGAAGATATGGATTCCAAAATCTCTCCAATAGGGaaatacatcgagtctacagtgtcaCTCAACAATGACGTA GTATCCAAATGGTTTTTTACAATAAATGGGTTAGAGTGGTGTAGTGTTAGATCGTGGAAGGAGTAT GAGGCATATGAGAGATCTATGATTGAGAAATATGGGGAGGACATCATTCAGCATACAGGGGATAATGTGGAGTTGTGGAAACAAAGTCAGGTAGGGAAAAGGAAGAGTCATGTTTTTGGAATAGGATACTCAGATCTTAAATTTGTAGCGACAGGGAGACCTTCTTACGGGTGTGCCATGTCATCCTTTGACTACACGCAGTTGCAGCAGCAG GTACAAGAGTTGCAAATACAAATAGAAATGGAACGAAAAGCACGAGAAAAATTACAAGCACAGATATTGGAACTTACGAGACGATTTAATAACCACCCTGGAAATCCACCAAACCCATCCTAG
- the LOC111904459 gene encoding uncharacterized protein LOC111904459 isoform X5 yields MSCDTQDSWRNVESTEDFKQSASDWTEPGNYWTKPGDYWEHPSHFLLNEKLYFLKQVETEPESFIRSYSVMRFDTKTEKFTEIAMPSFGNQMTNCLGFMVLKGCVHFCVAILIEEESYMSSEYCNEMIELWKMDGDGDWTKVLTYGPISFFPWSKSLIHLMRNGNLLIHAGSNVYELDMKKNTKEIVFTCEDMDSKISPIGKYIESTVSLNNDVVSKWFFTINGLEWCSVRSWKEYEAYERSMIEKYGEDIIQHTGDNVELWKQSQVGKRKSHVFGIGYSDLKFVATGRPSYGCAMSSFDYTQLQQQVQELQIQIEMERKAREKLQAQILELTRRFNNHPGNPPNPS; encoded by the exons ATGAGTTGCGATACACAAG ACTCATGGAGAAATGTTGAGTCAACTGAGGACTTTAAACAAAGTGCTTCCGACTGGACTGAACCTGGAAATTACTGGACTAAACCTGGAGATTACTGGGAGCATCCAAGTCATTTTCTATTGAATGAAAAACTCTATTTCTTAAAACAAGTTGAAACAGAACCAGAAAGCTTTATTCGGTCTTATTCTGTTATGAGATTCGACACAAAAACTGAAAAGTTCACAGAGATAGCAATGCCCTCTTTCGGAAATCAAATGACCAACTGTTTGGGTTTCATGGTTCTAAAAGGATGCGTCCACTTCTGTGTCGCCATTCTCATTGAGGAAGAAAGTTATATGTCAAGCGAATATTGTAATGAAATGATCGAGTTGTGGAAGATGGATGGAGATGGAGATTGGACGAAGGTGTTAACTTATGGCCCAATCTCGTTTTTTCCATGGAGTAAATCGCTAATACACTTGATGAGAAACGGAAATTTGCTCATTCATGCTGGAAGTAATGTTTACGAATTAGATATGAAGAAGAACACCAAAGAAATAGTGTTTACGTGTGAAGATATGGATTCCAAAATCTCTCCAATAGGGaaatacatcgagtctacagtgtcaCTCAACAATGACGTA GTATCCAAATGGTTTTTTACAATAAATGGGTTAGAGTGGTGTAGTGTTAGATCGTGGAAGGAGTAT GAGGCATATGAGAGATCTATGATTGAGAAATATGGGGAGGACATCATTCAGCATACAGGGGATAATGTGGAGTTGTGGAAACAAAGTCAGGTAGGGAAAAGGAAGAGTCATGTTTTTGGAATAGGATACTCAGATCTTAAATTTGTAGCGACAGGGAGACCTTCTTACGGGTGTGCCATGTCATCCTTTGACTACACGCAGTTGCAGCAGCAG GTACAAGAGTTGCAAATACAAATAGAAATGGAACGAAAAGCACGAGAAAAATTACAAGCACAGATATTGGAACTTACGAGACGATTTAATAACCACCCTGGAAATCCACCAAACCCATCCTAG
- the LOC111904459 gene encoding uncharacterized protein LOC111904459 isoform X2, translating into MAESHPRKLPQEILLFQILPRMPVEALPSLMCVCKKWYLFLKSGAFASALIDDHENHHKHLVLPTTDGYTFCSIDCEAPKDGLTMGRFPFLLPINMRHMINISILTSVHGLLCLGTIKHENPDIYSDLTLWNPFTNDDKRLSKMSCDTQDSWRNVESTEDFKQSASDWTEPGNYWTKPGDYWEHPSHFLLNEKLYFLKQVETEPESFIRSYSVMRFDTKTEKFTEIAMPSFGNQMTNCLGFMVLKGCVHFCVAILIEEESYMSSEYCNEMIELWKMDGDGDWTKVLTYGPISFFPWSKSLIHLMRNGNLLIHAGSNVYELDMKKNTKEIVFTCEDMDSKISPIGKYIESTVSLNNDVVSKWFFTINGLEWCSVRSWKEYEAYERSMIEKYGEDIIQHTGDNVELWKQSQVGKRKSHVFGIGYSDLKFVATGRPSYGCAMSSFDYTQLQQQVQELQIQIEMERKAREKLQAQILELTRRFNNHPGNPPNPS; encoded by the exons ATGGCGGAGTCCCACCCTCGGAAGCTTCCACAGGAGATACTTTTATTCCAGATACTACCAAGGATGCCGGTGGAAGCTCTACCCAGTTTAATGTGTGTTTGCAAGAAATGGTATTTGTTCCTAAAATCGGGTGCTTTTGCCAGCGCATTAATCGATGATCAtgaaaatcaccacaaacacctCGTATTACCTACCACCGATGGATATACATTCTGTAGCATAGACTGCGAAGCACCTAAAGATGGTTTAACCATGGGACGTTTTCCATTTCTTTTACCAATTAATATGAGGCACATGATAAACATATCGATTTTAACATCTGTGCATGGACTGTTATGCTTAGGTACAATCAAGCACGAAAATCCTGACATATATTCTGATCTAACTTTATGGAATCCTTTCACAAATGACGATAAGCGTCTGTCTAAAATGAGTTGCGATACACAAG ACTCATGGAGAAATGTTGAGTCAACTGAGGACTTTAAACAAAGTGCTTCCGACTGGACTGAACCTGGAAATTACTGGACTAAACCTGGAGATTACTGGGAGCATCCAAGTCATTTTCTATTGAATGAAAAACTCTATTTCTTAAAACAAGTTGAAACAGAACCAGAAAGCTTTATTCGGTCTTATTCTGTTATGAGATTCGACACAAAAACTGAAAAGTTCACAGAGATAGCAATGCCCTCTTTCGGAAATCAAATGACCAACTGTTTGGGTTTCATGGTTCTAAAAGGATGCGTCCACTTCTGTGTCGCCATTCTCATTGAGGAAGAAAGTTATATGTCAAGCGAATATTGTAATGAAATGATCGAGTTGTGGAAGATGGATGGAGATGGAGATTGGACGAAGGTGTTAACTTATGGCCCAATCTCGTTTTTTCCATGGAGTAAATCGCTAATACACTTGATGAGAAACGGAAATTTGCTCATTCATGCTGGAAGTAATGTTTACGAATTAGATATGAAGAAGAACACCAAAGAAATAGTGTTTACGTGTGAAGATATGGATTCCAAAATCTCTCCAATAGGGaaatacatcgagtctacagtgtcaCTCAACAATGACGTA GTATCCAAATGGTTTTTTACAATAAATGGGTTAGAGTGGTGTAGTGTTAGATCGTGGAAGGAGTAT GAGGCATATGAGAGATCTATGATTGAGAAATATGGGGAGGACATCATTCAGCATACAGGGGATAATGTGGAGTTGTGGAAACAAAGTCAGGTAGGGAAAAGGAAGAGTCATGTTTTTGGAATAGGATACTCAGATCTTAAATTTGTAGCGACAGGGAGACCTTCTTACGGGTGTGCCATGTCATCCTTTGACTACACGCAGTTGCAGCAGCAG GTACAAGAGTTGCAAATACAAATAGAAATGGAACGAAAAGCACGAGAAAAATTACAAGCACAGATATTGGAACTTACGAGACGATTTAATAACCACCCTGGAAATCCACCAAACCCATCCTAG